TTCTTGAAGTCTTCTGCGATCTGCTCCGGTGTCTTCTCACCCGAGAACAGCGCCTGAATGTTAGGCTTCACAACTTGTTCCTTGAATTGTTTTTGCTGTGATGCTTTGTCGATATCCAGTTCCAGTACAACCGGCATCGCGATATTCACTGCCATGACTTTTGCAGCAGCCAGATTATCCGGTTGACCAAGTTCTTTTCCTTTAAACAGATCCACCTGGGACTGTCTTACAAATGGAAGCGCCAGTTCATTGGCCGAGTTCCCTGCTTTGGCACCACTGAGTGCCTCCATGACCAGGAACGTATTTTTGGCATGCTGTTCGCCTTTGTCCTTCTTCTGTTTGAAGGCTACATACCCTTCGCCGCCCATCGTTGTTGCCGCAGGTTGATCGTCATTATGCGGTACAGGCAGCAGGACAAAATCAATTTTCTCTCCTTGTACCTTGCCATCATCGATGTCCTTGTTGCGGTTCTGAATCATCACATCATAATAAGGAATCGCTTTGGAGATGATCGCCGTTTCCCCCGCGTAGAACATATCCGTCCGTTTTGCTGGAGCAAGAGCCGCCGTTTCCTTCGGCATATAACCTTGATCCATCAGATTTTTGATAAAAGAGAGAGTATCCAGAATGCGGCCATCATTCCATTGGAACGTGCCAGCTTTGTCGAGAACGTCAATCATGCCGTTGTTTCGAGACAGCATTTCAATGAAATCAAGCGAGGTTCCGTCGGTAACCAGTGCATATTGTTTAGCCCCACCATCCAGCGTTTTGGTCAGCTTGGCTGCGGCAGCGTTGAATT
Above is a window of Paenibacillus sp. E222 DNA encoding:
- a CDS encoding ABC transporter substrate-binding protein, translated to MKKKGLVWAMLLMMVWVTACGNSGGAASDDPNAEDTVTVWTYPVHGTYEDELKDLIVDFNKEHPNITVKTEMLSWAEGPKKFDVALNAGNPPDLYFHSVDGTYVNTGLALELDSYLTPEIKDDYLPGTLELGQIQGKQYGLPLYQFQWAWGGNKRILEEAGMDWKSIQQNGWTWSEFNAAAAKLTKTLDGGAKQYALVTDGTSLDFIEMLSRNNGMIDVLDKAGTFQWNDGRILDTLSFIKNLMDQGYMPKETAALAPAKRTDMFYAGETAIISKAIPYYDVMIQNRNKDIDDGKVQGEKIDFVLLPVPHNDDQPAATTMGGEGYVAFKQKKDKGEQHAKNTFLVMEALSGAKAGNSANELALPFVRQSQVDLFKGKELGQPDNLAAAKVMAVNIAMPVVLELDIDKASQQKQFKEQVVKPNIQALFSGEKTPEQIAEDFKNKGQQMFGQ